Proteins from one Choloepus didactylus isolate mChoDid1 chromosome 4, mChoDid1.pri, whole genome shotgun sequence genomic window:
- the LOC119532853 gene encoding olfactory receptor 4K15-like: MEEANVSVVTEFIFRGLCNSKELQTFLLLPFSILYLMTTVGNFLVVLLIMTDSRLHSPMYFLLANLSFVDFCLSSVTTPKLTTDFLKDNKTISFGGCMSQILCVHFFGGGEMVLLVTMAYDRYVAICKPLHYSSIMDRRKCIWLVLISWIIGFGHAMSQLAMILDLPFCGPRVVDSFFCDIPLVIKLACMDTHTLGMLINADSGFLATTCFILLLISYTYILLTVRLHSKDGASKALSTCTSHITVVVMFFGPCIFIYLWPLSITWVDKFLAVFYTVITPLLNPAIYTLRNKEIRNAIKRLISQHIDSTDDF; encoded by the coding sequence ATGGAAGAAGCAAATGTGTCTGTGGTGACTGAGTTTATTTTTCGTGGACTTTGTAATTCAAAGGAGCTCCAGACCTTCCTCTTACTGCCATTTTCTATACTCTACCTGATGACCACTGTGGGAAACTTTCTTGTCGTGCTCTTAATCATGACTGACTCCCGTCTCCATTCCCCCATGTACTTCCTCTTAGCCAATCTCTCCTTTGTTGACTTTTGTCTTTCCTCAGTCACCACTCCTAAACTTACTACAGACTTCTTAAAGGATAACAAGACCATCTCTTTTGGGGGCTGCATGAGCCAGATCCTCTGTGTGCATTTCTTTGGAGGAGGTGAGATGGTGCTGCTTGTGACAATGGCCTATGACCGTTATGTGGCCATATGCAAACCACTCCATTACTCCAGCATCATGGACAGAAGAAAGTGCATCTGGCTAGTTTTAATATCATGGATCATTGGCTTTGGACATGCTATGAGTCAACTGGCTATGATTTTGGATCTGCCTTTCTGTGGACCCAGAGTGGTGGACAGCTTTTTCTGTGACATCCCTTTGGTGATCAAACTCGCCTGCATGGATACTCACACTCTGGGAATGTTGATAAATGCTGACAGTGGGTTCTTGGCCACAACCTGCTTCATTCTCTTGTTGATCTCCTACACCTATATCCTACTAACTGTGCGCCTTCACTCTAAGGATGGGGCATCAAAGGCTCTCTCCACCTGCACTTCCCACATCACTGTGGTGGTGATGTTCTTTGGTCCCTGCATCTTCATCTATCTGTGGCCACTCAGCATCACCTGGGTGGACAAGTTTCTTGCTGTGTTTTATACAGTGATCACACCTCTCCTGAACCCAGCCATTTACACACTGAGAAATAAAGAGATTAGGAATGCCATAAAGAGACTGATAAGCCAGCATATTGATTCAACAGATGATTTTTAG